A window of Macrotis lagotis isolate mMagLag1 chromosome X, bilby.v1.9.chrom.fasta, whole genome shotgun sequence contains these coding sequences:
- the GSC2 gene encoding homeobox protein goosecoid-2 gives MALTGRVVPGRASLGRSCPFSIDHILSSPPPSALPPFGPQTPVKSPELPGGSHSPGALPEDPEELEESGPAACGVCCCCAHHASSHTLQEPAVWLDSRFPWPLRLLPATGRVCKGPRGPPTGTVPPFQPLQRRTRRHRTIFSEEQLQALEALFLQNQYPDVVAREHLANRIHLKEERVEVWFKNRRAKWRHQKRASASALLLQGNKKAPKESC, from the exons ATGGCATTGACTGGCAGGGTGGTCCCCGGCCGGGCAAGCCTTGGAAGATCGTGTCCATTCAGCATCGACCACATCTTGTCTAGCCCTCCCCCATCAGCCCTGCCCCCCTTTGGTCCACAGACCCCGGTCAAGAGTCCTGAGCTGCCTGGGGGCTCCCACTCTCCTGGAGCCCTGCCTGAGGACCCAGAGGAGCTGGAGGAATCAGGCCCAGCAGCCTGTGGGGTCTGCTGCTGCTGCGCCCATCATGCTAGCTCCCATACTCTACAGGAGCCTGCTGTCTGGCTGG ATTCCAGGTTTCCTTGGCCACTGAGGCTGCTTCCTGCTACAGGCCGTGTCTGCAAAGGGCCTCGGGGCCCCCCAACTGGGACTGTGCCCCCATTCCAGCCCCTGCAGAGAAGAACTCGGAGACATCGAACCATCTTCAGTGAGGAGCAGCTGCAGGCCCTGGAGGCCTTATTCTTGCAGAACCAGTATCCAGATGTGGTGGCCCGGGAACATCTGGCTAATCGCATCCATCTCAAGGAGGAACGTGTGGAG GTCTGGTTTAAAAACCGTCGGGCCAAATGGCGGCATCAGAAGCGGGCATCGGCCTCAGCTCTCCTCCTGCAAGGCAATAAGAAAGCCCCCAAGGAGAGCTGCTGA